The segment CACAGGGATCGCTGTCCCGGCGCAGGGATCGCTGCCCCGTCCCGGGCAGGCAACACCGGAGCTGCCTCGGCCCAGCGGGGCCCGGGGCGTCGCTCCGGGGCGGATTCTGTCGGGGCCGAAATGAACATTTTGGGGTGAAACCTGAATTAATGTGCCGGGGAGAGAATGCAGAGTTTGGGTGGGGATGAGGCGGTCGGTGCTCTCCGGAGGGACCAGCTCGGGCTGGCTCAGCCGCGACAGCGCCGTGTGAGGACGAGCGGCGAATGCAAGGGACGTGTTGATTGTGGGGCTGCCGATAACGAGACCGAACGGACCTACAGAACCGTCCTAAAACGGGATACATACAAAAACCCGCCGCCATCCTTCTCCAGCGCCGCTGTGTTTCCAGGATCCCGGGGAAGAGCCGGGGTCTGGACAAGCTCCCGGCACAGCGGGGAATTCCGGGGGTCCTGTGCGGGGCCCGGATTGGGACTGGATGCTCGCCGTGGGCTCGGGAATGCTGCGATCCTGTGCCTTGGGGTGGAATCGGGGGGATCGGGGGTTCTGCCCGCCGGCTCGGGGCGGGTTAGAGCCGCGGCCGccccgggacaccgggaccggcggggccgggagcgccgGAGCTGCCGCCCCGCGGGGAGCGCCCGCCGCTGCAGCCCGGGACCGGCGGAGCGGCATCCCCGGGAGTGCTGGGGCATCCCCGGGAGTGCTGGGGCATCCCGGGAAtgctgggacagcccgggaATGCTGGGGCATCTCTGGGAGTGCTGGGGCATCCCGGGAGTGCTGAGACAGCCCGGGAATGCTGGGGCATCCCAGGGAGTGCTGGGGCATCTCTGGGAATGCTGAGACAGCCCGGGTATGGTGGGACAGCCCGGGAGTGCTGAGACAGCCCGGGAAtgctgggacagcccgggaATGCTGGGGCATCTCTGGGAATGCTGGAGCATCCCCGGGAGtgctgggacagcccgggaATGCTGGGGCATCCCCAGGAGtgctgggacagcccgggaATGCTGGGGCATCCCAGGAATGCTGAGGTGTCCCAGGGAAAGCACCGCAGGGAAGGCTGAGGCGTCCCCTGCCCGGGGCACTCGGCAGCACGTCCCTGGTGTGgtgcagagaaaggaaagtcctGGGTCAGTGGGAAGATGTTTCTggaatggagctgggagaggtgcTGATCACACCATGGAATCTGGGGCTgctttggcttggaagggaccacaaGATCATTGACACTCTTGTCTGATTGCACAGCAAAGAACATCCCAAAGTGCCTCCTCACCCTCCAGGACAGCAGGAATGTCTTCCATAGCTCCTGCTGAGGAatggcagaggctgctgggagctctggcaggagcacctggacACCAGGTAAGAGCAGCAATGGGAtcattccagctgctgctggatgtgGTTTTCTCTATTTAGGATGTTCCTCTGATTGATCCTTTCACAGGAAATTTCTTGGGTGTATTTGAGAGTAATTCCAAGAATTTGGAAGTAGTTGaaaaacagaggggaaaaactATGAAGCCGATCCACTTATAGTAATTCCAAACTTCTCCCACAACACCATTCTAGAGACCTGGTGAAACGATGAAGATACAGAGGAACAAATGTTGTAAATCCCTCTGGACTTCTGACAGTGCAAATCCTACAGTAATCCCAGTAGATGTCTCTGAGAAACTGTGGGATCATAAGGATTTccaggaaagaagaagaaagacagATGAGGAAATAGGCTTTCACTTAATAATGATTTGATGGACATGGGAATGATTCTTGTATGTTTGATGCTTCCCTTTTTATTCCTGGAATAATTTTTAAGTGATTCCTTTGATAAATCATCTAAATTTGGGAAATTAAATTTGAGAGGAAACAATACAAAATAGATGCATGgagaaatcatggaatcatcCTGGAATCCCCAATGGtctgagtgggaagggaccttaaggatcacTTCattccatccccagcccagggtgctccaagccccatccagcctggccttggacacttccagggatggagcagccacggTTTCTCTGGTTTGTGGGCACAGGAGGTAAgttccagcaggagctgaggagtTCCCtttgccctgtgcagccccagcagggctgtgggagcagaggctgtgggagcaggagctTTGCCCACGGCCTCGGGCAGtctgtgctgccccagcccccagagcaaACGTTTGTGGTTCAACATCCCGTGCCAAGGAGATGCCAGCCAGGAACGGGAATGGGCCGCGGAGCAGGGACGGGCCAGGCACGGGGGTGACATCCAGAGGGTGCCACCAGCCcgtccctgctgcccaggctggcatgAGCAGGCTGCTGACTGTCCCTGTGCTTGCTCTGCAGGATGagggagccagccctgccaggaggaagaggaggaggtgtgGGAGGATGGAGACAGCGGCCACCAAAGGCTGGGGAAGGCACAGGTCCAGGTGGGAGATGCTGCCTTCCAAGGAGGGACTGGGGCAGCCTCCCATCCCTGTTTTTGTGTACAGCTGGAATGAGACCTCAGCTGCTGTTACTAGCCAGCTCACAAGTTGTGTGGCTCAGagtctgcagccctgcagggccaggctgtgtttAAACACAGAGCAGAGAGCTGGAGTCATTTCCTAGCAGGGAACTTGACTTGGAAGCTGCATTCCAAACTTTTGTCCACATTTATTTTATCTCGCACATGAAGATGCCTAGAGAAGCAGAGGTGGGGTGTTCCTAACAAAAGAACATCCAAATTTATCGGTGGTAGAGGGCTTAAAATTAAAGTGTGAGTAGAGGTGCCTTCAGGACACCTCctatggaatggaatggaatatgAATGCAGTTTAAATGAAATACCCAAATCCTGACAAGCTTGTATGAACTCTAAAGCCCCTGCAAGTGTTTTAGAGCCAGGGAGGGAGACAAGAATCTGGAGTCTCTTCTCAAAAACTGGCTGCTGGTTTGTTTTGAGACAAGGGGGATAGAAATTAGAAGGTAATTTAATAATGGTTTAGACTATATATATTGCTTAAATATTGTATATTTTATATAGTTTGACGAGGCATAGGAAAAATTGTGTATTCTCTGGGGCTGTCCTTATGGAGAAAGGTTTATTTGTGTGCCCTTGGTTTATTCACTGAATCTTCACAATGATAAAAACTGATTTCATTGAAGTGCCAGAGGTGCTACCTGTGTGGAGActgagggaagaattccttgcaGCCTGCAACTTCCTCACAAGGGGAAGAAGTGGGGTAAACATTGATGTCTTCTCTGTCCTAGTGACCAGTGACAgtacctgagggaatggcctgaagttctgtcaggggaggtttaagCTGGGTATTTGAAAAATGATCCTCACCCCGAGGGTGGTTGGACTGACTCCCCAGaccagtggtcacagcaccaagtctgACAGAGCTCAACAAACATTTAAACAATGCTCTTGGGTACATGCTGTGACTTTTGGGGATGGGTTTGTGCAGGGCTGAGAGCTGGGCTTGATGATCCTTggggatcccttccaactcagcatattctgtggtTCTCCTGGATTCTAGCAGCCAAACTTcatagaatcctggaatggtttaggttggaaaggacattaaagctcatcttgttccatccccctgccatgggcaccttccactagactgGATCCCTCCAActtgaccttgaacacttccagggatgggacaggtgAGCAGTGGTTTGGATCTAAGGAATTTAGAACGAGTAGAAAAGTGGTTCATAATCTCTGCTGATGGATACCAGCTTCCATGGGACTGTGCCCCACCAGTGAGATTCCCCTCAGCTCACTGGTGTTATAACACCAAACACGGCATTTGTAGAGTTGAAAATCTCTGGAATGCTAAAAAATTTTACACAACAGGTGGAGTTTTGCACTGTGGTTGCTCTGGGGAGTCCCCAAAGCCCTGTGGCTTACATGAGGTGAGATAATCTCCTCTGTGTAATCACTTCCAAACTCAGAAGCTCAGAGAAGCAATAACAACCTGCTTTGGGCTTTGTCACTCTCCTGGGGATGCAAGAGCCTCTAAATCCCCAAATTACATGGAAAAATGTCTTTGCTGACaatgatatatttttaaattcaccTGCAGAGCACCTTAATATCCACCCTGAAGAGCATCAGGAGGGGGAAGCAGGGAGACTGCAGAGATGTAGAGGAGGATCATCCTGGAGAACCACGAGTAAGGACAGCACATGCTGAGCCACCCACCCCCTCTCATTTTTCCTTGCAAAGAAGAAACAGCTTCAGTCTTCATCTCAGCTCCTACCTGGAGGCTCCTGGGCTCCAGTTCCTTATTGTACTCTGGGCTTAGCACCAAATCCAGGTGATCTGCTGCAGGTGTGTGGTGAGGACCCCCTCGCTCTGGGTACTTCTCACTGACCACAAAGGGCTCCTGGATGAGGACTGGCAGCTTTTCTGTAAGGAATACTTATGGATCTTGCTATTGCTGATATAAGGCACATCCAAAaggtgatttttaattttttcccccaaaaataaatattttcaggagGACATTGCTGAGCTTTGGGTGTTGCATGTTTTTGTTTAAGACTGCAGGAACAGAATAAAGAGCTGGGAAAATCTTTTAGAGCCAAACCAGTGCAACAGTGGGGAGGGGAGACTTCATAGTCAGGAAGTTTTGGGTGCCCcttctctggaagtgttcaagaccacactggacagggcttggaacaatctggtctagtggaaggtgttcctgcccatggcagggggtgcagTGGGATGGTCTTCAAGATCctatccaacccaaacccttacAGGATGCTATGGAGAAGACAAAGTAAGTGGTTGGCAGCTGCCAACACAAGGAAGAATAATCAATTCCATGCTGTCTTCTACAGCTTTTATTGGGTTTCTCTGTGTTTTAGGTTGTGCTGGATGATTTCAAAGTCCCAGACTGAAGACACACAGGGGATTGAAGGCAGCACCAAGGTAAAGCTCCTCAGGGTTGTGTAAGCTTCTCCCTACCCGTGCCATGATTTCCACCCAGCACTGTCTAATCAATCTGTACCTAAACTCGTTTTAGATCTTGTAGGATTGTCTCCAAACAGATCCCACTGCAAAGAGGGTTTTCCAGCTGGAAGAAACCTCCAGCAAGGAGTTCACACAGACAACACACTTTGAAGGAATGCCAGGAAGCAATTGCACCCAAGCAAATGAGTTCAGCTTGGCAGGATTCACTGAGAACCTGGCAACTCAGGTCACCCTCttcctgctgttcctgctcACCTACCTTGTCACCATCCTGGGCAACTTGGGGATGATCACCTTGATCAGAGCCAGTGCCCTGCTCCATTCCCCCATGTATTATTTCCTGGGCAACCTGGCTTTTGTGAACCTCTGCACTGCCACCATCATCACCCCCAGGATGTTGGCTGGGGTTTTGCTGGGGACGAGGGGGATCACCTATGCTGGGTGCATGGCTCAGACCTTCACTTTTGGGCTGTTTCTGGCCACTGAGTGTTTCCTACTGGCTGCAATGGCCTATGACCGCTATGTGGCCATTTGCCACCCCCTGCTCTACCCCCTGGTCATGTCCCCAGAGTGCTGCTCCCGGCTGGTGACCGGCTCCTACCTCCTGGGGCTGACCAACGGCGTGGGACAAACCATTGGCATGTCCAGCTTGttcttctgcagctccagcaccatcGACCTGTTCTTCTGTGACATCTCCATGCTGATCTCGCTCTCCACCTCTGACACCACCCTCAGCCTCGTCATCCTGAGGACTTCTTCATCTTTGCTGGGTGTTCCTAGCATGCTGGTGGTCCTGGTGTCCTATGTGGCCATCATCTCCAGCATCCTGAGCATCAGCTCAGCTGAGGGCAAGCGCAAAGCCTTCTCCACCTGTGCCTCCCACCTCACTGCCGTCAGCACCTTCTATGGGGCGTTGATTTTCATGTACTTAATCCCCAGGTCAGACACCTCCAGGGGAGGAGATAAATGGGCTGCTGTGCTCTACACTGTGGTAACCCCCATGCTGAACCCcttcatctacagcctgaggaaccaggaggtGAAGGAGGCTTGGAGGAGactcaggaaaataaaattagctTGGACATCCGGCACATCTTAACGTTGTGGCCGGATACAATGGAGATGTGGGTGATATGCTGGGATTTTTGTGAAATAGGAAGAGAGACATTTTTGGGGCCTTCTGCACTTTGATTTAGATGATGTGCTGGCCAATTCAATATCAGCTGAAAATAACAATTTCACTCCAGTTTTGGTGTttggatgaggcttggagcagcctggtctagtggaaggtgtccctgcccacagcaggaggtTGGAACTgaatgagctttgaggtcccttccaacccaaaccattccagaatTCTGTGACACATTTGGTGTTAAAGCATTGGatatatatgaaaaaaacccaaaccctccaATCAGTGCATTATCTCACCCTGTGCCAGGTCCATGGGGAAATCCAGAGTGATGAGGCTCTCCTGGAGACTCAGAACAACTTgggatggaggagaaggagaagctgCTCAGCTGGATTAAATCAAGCCAGAGTCAAGGTAGTTTGCTGATTTATTGATGATACAAAACTCACAGGCACTTAGGGTCACTCAGCTGAATCCTTTTTTCCCAAATCTTGCCTAAAATTCCCTGGTTATTATTTAGTCTGGCTGTCTGGCTAAATCCCCCTGAGCTGTTTATACTCCTGTTCATCTTTcctcagctgtgctgagcccccATGGCAGGCCCCAAAGTGCCTCAACTCACATGTCCATAGATGTGGAGACATCGttctcaagttgcaccaggggaggtttcggttggaaaggaaaattccttcatgggaagggctgtccagccctggaacaggttgccagggcagtggtggaatccccatccctggagggatttaaaaggtgtgtggatgtggcacttggggatatGGGTTAGTGGTGAccttggcactgctgtgggAATGGTGGACTTGATCCCAGAGGATTTTTCCAACCTAACCATTTCTATGGCTCTGTGATCAGGACCGTGAACTGGGACCTCTTTGTGTAACTCCTGCTGTTTTCCCACCcttctgctcctccctgctgccctcaggaCATTGTTTAATTTAGCTGCAGACAAGATTgtacattttttctttaaataggactaaagattatttttaatgttttatttaaaacataaaGCCTCCATAATTTTTCATTGATTAAAACATTAAGGCATTTAAAACATAAGCCCCAGAGCACCTCTCTTTGTTGTGGGGCCTGACAGCCATTGTTTGgtaatacaaaaaatatttgaaaaatattaaatattttaataatattttgagAAAGCATTTCatggtttttaatttctttgtccAGCTGGTCTTGCCTTGGCCATCACCTGACCTTTAAACAGGAGTGTGAGCCCTTAGTGAATTAAACCCTgagtctctgcctgtgacactGTCACTGTGCATGTTGTGGCTTTGTGCTGGAGCTTCTGCTCtcaaaaccaaaatgttttgggttgttGTGCAAATGGGAATCAGGGCAATGAGGGTGAACTGTGTCCAGCTTCTGTGGGAACAGCACCTTACCATGCatgggaggagctggagccgCCATGTGGGAAGGAGATGGGACGTCCAGCATTGATGTTTGCTCCTGGTGGACACACATTCCTCAGGGGTCatcctgtgtccctgcccatggcagggcattggaatgagatgagctttaagctcccttccagccccagccatccCAGGATTCTCTGGCTGGTACAGCTTACTCCCTGTGAGTCTCCTGAACCCACTTTGAAGCACACATTGCAAAATGGCTTTTGAAAATGAGGTTTCCTGGTCAAAAATGGGCAGATGGGAACCAGGTAAgcttggaaaagggaaaatgctgAGTGTTGCCCATGGGGAATAATTGTCCCAGACACGGGGAcaggagagcagctgtggaGGTTGTGGTGGCCACCAAGGTAGAGATGAGCCATCGATGAGTGTTCTGAGTGCAAGGACATcaccagcagctggagaaaagCATTGACAGCCACTCCTGTGACTTCCTGCAATGAGAGTCAACCTCTGACTGAGACCTGGAGgaacagggaaggaaaagcttCTTTGGGAGGGTGAGAAGAATAATATGAATtagagaataatttaaaaatctttcaaattcaagccaaaatccttttttttgATGTTTCCTCTTGGCAGTGTTGTGTTCACAAATAGCATCgcccaggctctgcaggcatCAATTCTGATGTGCTGCGGGCATCCCATCCCTAAAACTCCAGGGAGAAAAgttgggatggatcccagggcCTCTGGAGAAGGCTCATTGTGTGTACAAGTGCCTCAGAGACCCTGTGGTAATTGGTTGCGTGGGGATGGGGTAAAACTTAAATATTCCAGCCACGTTAGAGGATGGAAACAGAAAACTTCCTGGTTTTGGCCAGACCGATGGAGCTTGTGGACTTCAGCTCAAGGACCTGTGAGTATCTTAACAATCAGAGAGGGTGAAATTTTAAGTTTTGAGACAATTTTTTTGCTGGGTGGGGAAAATTGTTCTTCCCAAATGTTTGCAGAAGGATATAATAACAAATAACTCCAGGAAATTGCAAAGGTTCCTCCTGATTGCAAAACACGTATTCCAGTACATCTGAACCTTCATTCCTAACTCAAATTTTGGATGAATGTTCCTCCTATCAGCAGAATTAGGAGGCAGACTCTAGGCAAATTGATGGAAGGGTCAATCTGAACCTAAAAGTCTTAAATTCAGCTCATCATTGTCaccagaaaatgtaaaaataaattgcagCAGGAAAGTTCCTGCAGAGTTTTCCCTTCATCCTGATGGGCAGTTGCAAGACTTCTCTAAACCCTGGGTTGTCTGTCAATTCCTGAATCTCCATTTCTTACACTAGTTCTTTCTAATTTCCTGTGATCCCaggaaattatttatatattccAAGAGATACATTTAAATGTATGTAAttacataaaatatataaaataaaattatatctatgaggaaaatatttatatgtattaaGTAATTATATCTCTAACTGCATATATAAATTAAACCTCTATATTAACTTTATTTATATAGTAAAATgttaatatatttaattatatatGTATAGTGGTAAATAAATCCTTAAGCCATTTCACTTCCTGAAACTAACTGAGTTGTTTTAACTAATGGTGTTTATTTACCAGTGCAGGTCTCCTCTTTAAGGAGCTGCTTCCAAAGACCCAATGGAAATTTCCTCCTCCAGGGTTGGGCAGTGACAAGCCCCCGGCGTTCCTGTGACAAACAACAGATTCTTTTTGTCAAGTTTTAATGCTCTGTGTGAAGGTAAATTATTCCTGTTTTCCACACTAACACTGGCTTTATTTCTCCCTGGAaattttggtctgggaggtaaaatctgatcaaagaaaaagggCCTGAGATGTAAGGAAACAAGTGAGTTTTAGCCAAAATAAGGCTGCAGGGAGTTGATCTGCTGCAAGGAGAGGGCTCGAGGTGAGAGCCTGTTATCACAACAAATCATCATCCAGCTCAGGGTCTCTGAGGTGAAACCCAGGAATTTATCATGAAATCCACagcttggcttggaagggaccttatgGATCCATGGGCAGGGTCGCCTTGCACTAggccaggttgttccaagccctgtccaacctggccttgaaggTCAATCATTGCATAGCAGCACTACCTGGATTATTTCCCAAATGATAAATATTCTGTTTATTTGAACTGTATTATCAGCATCTTACTCCTTCCAGTTAATCATGGCACCACAAcatttttggggtctccagacttttaaaacccttttctttctccacacTTCTCACAGGAATGACACGAGTATCACCATATTTAAAGggtttttaaatacaaatatccTGTTTGAACCCAAATTTCAGTTTcatgggaaggaagagaagaaatttggtttattttaatttgttctaACTCTcctaaagaaaattttaaagatGTCCTGATCTCTCACCAGTGCTTTGTCTCCTTTGGATCTTCTAAACCAATgaggtttggggttgttttttgggtgttttatgttgttttcagtttgtttttcaaattcATAATGATTTCTAAAGTCAGGATAAATTACTGGGGTTAATGCTTTGAATTTGATGAGTAATCATTCCCTTAATTTTTTCATGAGGTGGTATAAACCTTCCACTGTGCAAAGTGATTTATCAAACCCAATCAGTGGCTAAGCCAGACTAAAACCATCAGAAACAAACTCTGCAGTGAACTTCGACtactttaaaatgtattttgaacCAAACAGTAAATTCTGCAGTTCCTGCATCTGCAGACTGTGTTTGCTGATAAAAATGCAGCCATTTTTAACATGTTTGTGCAGAAAACAGGAATACCCTGAATCTCCATCTTGGCTTTCCCACAGCACCTACATTAGGATGGCAGCCAAAGGAAATGGAACCACCAATGCTCACTTTGTCCTCTTGGGATTCTCTGCGCAGGGCCATGTCCAGGTTGTCCTGCTTGTGGTGTTCCTGGTGATCTATGTGATCACCCTGCTGGGGAATGTGGGGCTGCTGGTGTTGATCAGGCTGGTTGCCCAGCTCCACACCCCCATATACTTCTtcctgagcagcctgtccttccTCGACCTCTGCTATTCCT is part of the Passer domesticus isolate bPasDom1 chromosome 6, bPasDom1.hap1, whole genome shotgun sequence genome and harbors:
- the LOC135303759 gene encoding olfactory receptor 5J3-like isoform X1 — protein: MPGSNCTQANEFSLAGFTENLATQVTLFLLFLLTYLVTILGNLGMITLIRASALLHSPMYYFLGNLAFVNLCTATIITPRMLAGVLLGTRGITYAGCMAQTFTFGLFLATECFLLAAMAYDRYVAICHPLLYPLVMSPECCSRLVTGSYLLGLTNGVGQTIGMSSLFFCSSSTIDLFFCDISMLISLSTSDTTLSLVILRTSSSLLGVPSMLVVLVSYVAIISSILSISSAEGKRKAFSTCASHLTAVSTFYGALIFMYLIPRSDTSRGGDKWAAVLYTVVTPMLNPFIYSLRNQEVHGEIQSDEALLETQNNLGWRRRRSCSAGLNQARVKCCVHK
- the LOC135303759 gene encoding olfactory receptor 5J3-like isoform X2, translating into MPGSNCTQANEFSLAGFTENLATQVTLFLLFLLTYLVTILGNLGMITLIRASALLHSPMYYFLGNLAFVNLCTATIITPRMLAGVLLGTRGITYAGCMAQTFTFGLFLATECFLLAAMAYDRYVAICHPLLYPLVMSPECCSRLVTGSYLLGLTNGVGQTIGMSSLFFCSSSTIDLFFCDISMLISLSTSDTTLSLVILRTSSSLLGVPSMLVVLVSYVAIISSILSISSAEGKRKAFSTCASHLTAVSTFYGALIFMYLIPRSDTSRGGDKWAAVLYTVVTPMLNPFIYSLRNQEVHGEIQSDEALLETQNNLGWRRRRSCSAGLNQARVKLC